CGACGAAAAGCGCGTCCAGTAATCATATTAAACGATAAAATCTGCGGATTAATTAGCTCTCCCGTAAGGTACGTTGCGCTTTGCGACAACGCACCCTACCAACTAACAGAACTCTTATGCACCAAATAGTTTCCCAATCCAAAATCCAAAATGGTATAAAAAAACCCCGGCGTTAAGTACCGGGGCGAAGAGGAGAAGTGTGAATGACGGTGAAAATTGCAGCTTACTGTTAACAATCAGTTGAGTGCTTAACCTCGGTTTTACCGTTATTCTGGCGCACCTCAACACGCGAACACTGACGCTGACCGCCTGAGGTGTACTCAGATGTACGTGTTTGCTGTACTTGCTCATTCTGTTGAGTGGTACAGCCTACTAAAATAGCGACTAGCATGTAAGGCAAAAGTTTGTTGAATAATCTATGCATGGACTGAGGTTGATACGAATCAGATAGGCGTGATTCTTCGGTTTCTAGACCAATTGAGCAATCAATAAAATTTAAATCTTTCTTATTCTTCACTCCTAAACAGCGATCGCATTGGTCTATATGAGTATCTACAACTTGAGTGCTTGCCTTTCCAGAAAACTTACTATTTTTTTGCTGATACTGTAATCAGGAGACGATCTTCGAGAAGATGCTAAGTGTTTACGCGCCCCACAACAAAAAAAACCCCGGTGAAACCAACCGAGGTCAAGCAGAGAAGAACGAATGACAATAAGAGATATCGTGAGAAAAAAATCTTAACTAACGCTAAAACCAACCAAAACTAAAGCAGTCACAATTAAAGAAGCGAAAACAGCTTGGATAAGGTATTTGCGTTGTTCCCAAATTGCTCTTTACTCGGCATAGTACATCTTGGGTTCAGTTGCGTAGTTGTTGAGAACGCCGTCTTCATTCACAGTGGTGTACATAGCTTGTTTTTTATATTTATTTTCCTTTATAAATAAATATAACAATTTTGTTACATAAGGTCAATAAGACTTGACAAAAAAATCTGATATCTCTAAAAAGAGCCACCTATCAGAAAAAAGAGAGTCAGGTGATGAAGGTCTAATTCTCAATGGAACCCGCAAAATTGTTTGTAGCGTTTACAGTTGACGGATGAGCTTAAATATATAAAATCACTTTAAATTTTTTAATACTTGAATGCTGCTCATCGTTTAATCTACTACTAAATATATTTCACGTAGGAAATGTTAAAAAACATATGGCAAAATGCAAGCGTATTGGCATTCTTACTAGTGGAGGAGATTGCTCTGGTTTAAATGCAGCCATCAGAGCTGTTGTCCATTGTGCTTGTGGAAAAGGTTGGGAAGTACTAGGAATTCGTCAAGCAACTCTGGGGTTAATGGCGCGTCCACCGCAATTTATCAAACTGGAAATCGACCAAGTTGACCCACTGTTAACTTCTGGTGGAACAATGTTAGGAACTACCAACAAAGGTGATCCTTTTGCTTTTCCTATGCTTGATGGCAGTATATGTGATCGCTCTGAAGAAATCATTGCAGGCTACCATCAACTAGGTTTAGATGCTTTGATTGGGATTGGTGGCGATGGTAGCTTGGCGATTCTGCGTCGCTTAGCCCAACAAGGCGGTATTAATTTAGTGGGTATTCCCAAAACAATTGATAATGATATTGGGATTACCGAACATGCGATCGGTTTTGATACGGCAGTTAACATTGCCACAGAAGCACTTGATCGCTTACATTTTACTGCTGCATCTCACAGTCGAGTCATGATTTTAGAAGTCATGGGTCGTGATGCGGGACATATAGCCATTGCTGCGGGAATTGCTGGGGGAGCAGATGTGATTTTAATTCCAGAAATTCCTTACACGATTGACCAAATTTGCTCTCAAATTAAACAGCGCCAAGACCAAGGCAAAAACTATTGTTTAATTATTGTTTCAGAAGCGGTTCGTACTCAAGACGGTGAAACTCTCACAATGACAAATCGTTTGGGTCAATGTCGATATGGTGGTATAGGTCAATACTTAGCCGATCAACTTAGTGATCGCATTGGTGTAGAAACTCGAGTCACAGTCTTAGGACACATCCAACGTGGTGGAACCGCTTCACCACTAGATCGACTTGTGGCAGCTGCCTTTGGTGTAGCTGCGGTAAATCTTATAGACAAAGGTAAATATGACTACATGGTAACATGGCAAAATCGCCAGGTTATTAGTGTGCCAATTACTGAGGCGATCGCTCAATATAGAGCTGTCAACCCAGAGGATACTTTAGTGAAAACTGCTCGTGGTTTGGGTATTTATTTAGGAGATTGACATTGTTAAGGGATATTGAAAAAACTCATTTTACGATACACTCGGGTCATCATTAGGTTTGAGCTGACGTAAAATCTCTTGAATTCGTTCTACCTGTCGAGGTTTATTTTGAGCTTTAAAAGCACTCAATGCTTTTTCTAAAGATGCGATCGCTTCTTCGCGTTTACCAACTTCCCAAAGCGCTTGAGCTAAATTAGTCAGTGCATCACCATAATTGGGATTAATTGCTAGTGCTTTATTATATTCTGCGATCGCTGCTTCCCATTGTTCTTGACTGGCAAAAACAAGTCCAATACCATTGTGTGCAAGGGCATATTTAGAGTCTAAGCGAATTGCTTCTTGATATTGTTTAATTGCCTCGTCTTTTCTCTCCTGACGAAATAGGACATTACCTAACTGGTAATAGCCAAAAGCATCTTTGGGATACTTCTTAATGAATTTCCGTAAATTATCTTCTGCACCAGCTAAATCACCTTGGCTAAATAAAGTATTTGCTGTTCTTATTAGTTGCGATCGCTCTTGTTGTCCACTGTTACCATCGGAAAATTGCGCCAGTAATTGCTCCTGAGTGTGTTGTTTAGTAGTACCAGGATTACGTATCTGTGCAAAAGCAAACTCAGAAGTACTTGTGACAAGCAAAAGACCCAGCGTCGAGTAACAAGCAGTTTGAGCCAATCTTGGCTGCAAAGAATTTTTTGGCTTCATCACGCAGTAATTTTTGTATTATTTGGGATTTATATCTATATAAATAAATATCTTAACAATTTTCCAATCTCTACTTTTGTCTCTGCGTTATCTGCGCCTCTGCGGTTAAATAAATTACTTTTTAACCATAGAGACGCAGGCAGAGGACACAAAGTCAAAGCTTAGCAGTGCTACGCGCCTTCCCGTAGCTTATCTAACACACTTCTATCCTCAAGTGT
Above is a genomic segment from Fischerella sp. JS2 containing:
- a CDS encoding ATP-dependent 6-phosphofructokinase, which codes for MAKCKRIGILTSGGDCSGLNAAIRAVVHCACGKGWEVLGIRQATLGLMARPPQFIKLEIDQVDPLLTSGGTMLGTTNKGDPFAFPMLDGSICDRSEEIIAGYHQLGLDALIGIGGDGSLAILRRLAQQGGINLVGIPKTIDNDIGITEHAIGFDTAVNIATEALDRLHFTAASHSRVMILEVMGRDAGHIAIAAGIAGGADVILIPEIPYTIDQICSQIKQRQDQGKNYCLIIVSEAVRTQDGETLTMTNRLGQCRYGGIGQYLADQLSDRIGVETRVTVLGHIQRGGTASPLDRLVAAAFGVAAVNLIDKGKYDYMVTWQNRQVISVPITEAIAQYRAVNPEDTLVKTARGLGIYLGD
- a CDS encoding tetratricopeptide repeat protein, whose protein sequence is MKPKNSLQPRLAQTACYSTLGLLLVTSTSEFAFAQIRNPGTTKQHTQEQLLAQFSDGNSGQQERSQLIRTANTLFSQGDLAGAEDNLRKFIKKYPKDAFGYYQLGNVLFRQERKDEAIKQYQEAIRLDSKYALAHNGIGLVFASQEQWEAAIAEYNKALAINPNYGDALTNLAQALWEVGKREEAIASLEKALSAFKAQNKPRQVERIQEILRQLKPNDDPSVS